The following are encoded together in the Panicum virgatum strain AP13 chromosome 6K, P.virgatum_v5, whole genome shotgun sequence genome:
- the LOC120712654 gene encoding vegetative cell wall protein gp1-like produces MARCGPSCNLLVLLLALTAFNGSFAARHLLDTGAAPEAAPAQPSTPKVPTTLPPVPSIPAVPTTLPPIPSIPAVPKVAMPPIPSIPIPKVALPPAASGTIPSLPNPAIPTTVPTIPAVPVTLPPMPSIPTTVPSIPTTIPTIPGLQVPQIPFAAPPPQTASP; encoded by the coding sequence ATGGCTCGTTGTGGACCTAGTTGCAATCTTCTCGTCCTGCTCCTAGCCTTGACAGCCTTCAATGGCAGTTTCGCAGCTCGCCATCTTTTGGACACAGGAGCTGCGCCAGAGGCTGCACCGGCACAGCCATCCACACCAAAGGTTCCAACCACACTGCCCCCAGTGCCTTCCATACCAGCAGTTCCAACCACACTGCCTCCAATTCCTTCCATTCCAGCGGTTCCAAAGGTGGCAATGCCACCAATTCCATCCATTCCCATTCCAAAGGTCGCCCTGCCACCAGCAGCCTCTGGCACAATCCCATCTCTACCAAACCCTGCGATTCCAACCACCGTGCCAACCATTCCTGCAGTGCCAGTTACATTGCCACCAATGCCCTCGATCCCCACTACTGTGCCATCAATTCCAACAACAATCCCTACCATTCCCGGGCTTCAGGTGCCACAGATTCCATTCGCCGCCCCACCCCCACAAACCGCCAGCCCTTGA